aactgccaaaaaaaaaagtccaaaGCCAAAGTCTATGAGTATTGTCCATGGACCACTCATGCGCAACTTTCAAAACTTTGACCTATCgagaaaaaaaactttcaaaacTTTGAAGGCTGACCCGCAGATAAGATCGAGAATCGCACTTTATTTTACCTTTTGCCGTTGGGAAATGTTGATTAACCTTGAGAGCATTCGCGTCACTATCTATTCAAGGATCAGCTATGATCTCATTCCTACACCAACTACACACTCATGATTTGATTATCCAGAGGTGATTAGTTTGAGATAATAAAGAGAGATGAGGCATAAAGTTAAATTCATAATTAAGTTCATTTCCAAGCAATGTTATATTTCTATTGATTCTTATCACTACCAGAAATCGAAAGAGTCCTGACGGTAAAAGTAGGCCGACGGGAGCCCAATGGGCCAGCCCGCTCCAAAGTCGCGCAGCCTAAAAGAACCGACGGGAACACTCCCTTCAGCCAAACCCTATCCTTATCCTCCCACCCACATCCGTCCGCATCTCGCCccagtgggcggcggcggcagccgccgccaccacctcctcctccgtccTCTGTCCTCATAGCTTGGACCTCAGCCTCCACAGCTGCTGCTGGTGCCCTCCTTCATCTCCCCCTCATTGTTGCTTTTCCTCCCTCGAGATCCAAGCATGCTGCCTCGTGCCCCTCACTGCGTCGGCGCCGACCAAGCAAGAGGCAGATGCGGCACTGCCGGCAGTCATCCTGACGGTGGGGGAGGCACAGAAGGTGTTGCGCACCTCGCAGGTGGTGAGGCGCACGCGGATTCGGTCGTCCCCAGCCGGCGGCGAGATTTGCACAGACTTCCTCCACCTCTGCTGCGACGCCGCTGGACCAGATGGCGAGCCCTCCGACACAAGCACTCAACAAGTCTGGGTCATGCTGGAGAAGACCATCTTCCACATGCCCTATGTGGTAGTATTCTTTGTCTGGCTTTGCTTGCAGTTGTgatatttgaaagagaaacatcTAGTTAGCTTCTTTTCTCTTGTGTGTTGTTAATTTATCTCCAGGTGATAGGGTAGAGATTGATTTGGAAGCTACAGCTGATTAGACTTTTCTCATATTTTTATTACTACATTTCTCAACAAAAAAAAGTTGAGCTTTTATTAATTTGTCTATTAGAGCCCATTAGAAATTGCAACACTAGTGCAATTGATTAGTAATCACACGGTACAAGAAAGAAAGGTGTGCCTTGACTCATGAGTGCATGAAGTTTAGATATTGTTAATTAGTTTTCTATAACATAAGCATCACTCATTTTGCTGCCTATATGATGTTGTCCTGGTGGAAAATAAACTATGGTCTTTTGTTGAGATCCAATGGAAAAACATTGAACTTTGTTTATTTTTGTTAAAGTGGCTGATCAATTAATGATGCATTATTGTATTTTATGCTAGTTTGTTAAATTGAATAAATTTGATATCAAGGTGGTAATGAGTACTGACTTCTTGTTCAGTTCTTATGTAACATATCCtagaatttaatttaatttaatttcagGATAAATTCCCTACGCTTGTGTTGTGTCTTCAACTGAAAGTCTTGTAGTTTagaaatagattagtgtttactGAATTTAAGTTTGTAATATGCATTCTCTGCCTTAAGTTGAAAAGTATTTTTAGTTCAGAACTAGTTATCAACAGCATAGACAAGAAAATGCGATGCCTTAATGTGGGATTTTGTATTTATCTATTCATTCTGCTCCTACTTTAGTTTTAGCTGAGTTATGTATACAGAGTTAGAATTTAAAGCACTCGCCATACAAGGTGAAACATCTCAGGTAAAGCATCTTATTTGCTTTAACTTCTACTGCATGTTCAGCTCTAGAGTTAAATAAACAGTTCTGTGCACAGCCATTAAATAAATTGGTTACTATCTTGTTGGTGTTATAatttttaatagattagatAGGGCTAAATACCAAGCATCTTATATGTGTTAAGTCATGTTGTGTGTTCAGCAATGGGAAAAGAACTAGTTTTCAGATAGTTAGGAAGTTTCCTGTTAATGCAAATCTGTCAATACAATCTACTGGTCATATATCTAGTATATATTCATGTTCAGGGATCCTGTTAATTTTGTGTGAACAAGTAGATCAGCACTACTTTACTTTGTTCTGAATCAAACTGAATATGTATGATTTCTGCTCAGATTTTATTTGTTATTGAGTTCAAGAATTTATAAAGGACAATGGGATTCATTTAATTTCTGCTCAGATTTCTGCTCAGATTCATTTAAGTAGATCAGTATATGTTCATGTTCAGGGATCCTGTTAATTTCTGCTCAGATTACATTGGTTGCCATCTGATTCATTTAATTTGGTCACTTGATCAGGTACAAAGATACAATGGGATGGAGTTGGTCATCTTGCTATAGTTCAACTTCAAGGTGAATTTCAGTTGACCTTTAGTTTACTTGACTAAAGTTATGCTGGGCTTGTCTACAAGTTCACCTAACTAGCTAGTGAGTCATGTACACAAGGTGTTCTAGAATTTAAAGCAATCTGGCATATGAAGTTCTCTGTAGCTAGATCTGAAAAGATGTATATTTAGTGTCCTCATTTGTTCATTTTCTTGCTATAGCTCAATGGATGTCAATCTGATGTGTATGTACAAACAATTGTTGTGGACATGTGTACTGAACTGTCAGACAAATTAGTTTGGATGGAGCTGAGATGGACAAATTGTAAATGACATGTATATGAAACTATCCGACATGGACGCAGATCTGTGTTTGTgtgaatatattattttttaaaactctTTTACCTGGTTTCCTAACGGTTTGCCATCAGGAATTGATGAAAAACTGTCAGGAATGGATCTTGAACCCATCTTCAGGGCAACCGACAGGAACTGCCGACAGGAAAGGATTCCTGTCGGCCAACCGACAGGAAAAGTCCACCTTTCCTGACAACGTGGTCCTGTCGGCGCATTTCTGACGGTAGGCCGTCAGGAATTGTATCCCTGACGGTATTTAGGCCTTTCCTGACGGTTTTTGGCCGTCAGGAGTAAACTGTTTTCTGGTAGTGTATTTTTACTTCTTTTGCATGTTAATCCTCACAAGATATGCTAGAAGAGTAGAAAAGTTCTAGAGATTCGCCcaaaaaaaagcaaaataaTCGGCCATCAAGTTTGTAGGCTTGCCAAAAGTGTGGATCAAATTTACCtttaaattatccacctctatAACAAAGTAACCTAAAACAAACCACCTGAATCTGCATCCGATTTACCCACCTTTAATTTGCTATTTTGAAAAGTAACTTAAAGTAACCGATACATCTGCATAAAAAGTACACACAACTAGTGTTACAAGAATATAAATTAACACATAAATTTGCAGCTAAATTACACATAAacaccattataaaaataaagtaAACTAATCTGACCCCCTAAAAGATCTACGTCTAAATTACTGACATCCCCCATTATGAAAACGAATAACCGAAAGTATCCTGTATATGTTTCTAAATTATTATTCATACTAGAGAGAATAAATATAAGCAATTTTGATAAGACGTTGGCTCTAAATTTGTTCATAAAGTATAATATTTATACTGatttaaaataattaatttgctTGCTATCTTGTGCGCAAGCACAAGTTTGTGAACGAGTGTCTGCAACTAAATTATGAATGGGATTCGGACAATCATATTATGAGTAGAATTTGTTTTTTTACGAAACGAATCTTGCAAATTCAAAGCGTACGTACACAaaataaaattcaaaaaatcGTGTAGGAGTAACTCGATGCATAACTTACACTTTGCAAAAATGATCTAGTATACACACTTGTACAATGTGTTATGTCCGTCGTCACAAGTTTACAACATTTGATCGGGAGGACTCAATTATTTACCCGTTCCCCGATCATTATTCTGTCATCTATAACTAACATCAAAACAAACCATATATACGAAAAACTCGAGGACCAATGCGTCCTGCTTACCGATACCCGACGCCTGTACAACGTCTATGTAAAAACTAGCTAGCTACGCCCCTGCATGCCTGGGTACTCTTTCGGCAAACAATCACATAGTAAGCTAGCTTGTACTTAGCCATGTGATCGCAAAAAAGGATGCACGTACAAATGTAATGTACGGCGCACCCTGCCAACCGTCCCTTGCCGAATTCGAGTGCACGGTGTTAGCTAGCGTGAACCATGGGTGACTGCGGCGACATCAACGCCAGGGGGCTGGAGAGCGCGAGgtgcgaagcggcggcggcgccaccccgGCGCGGCAAGCTGAGGCGGAGGGGGGCCCTGGCGGCCCAGCGCTTGGCCTTGGCCTTGTGCTCTTGCTGCACGAAGCTGCGGATGCGGTCGAGGGCGACCTCCATGGTCTCGTTGTCCATGTTGGCGTGGCAGACGCGGAACCACCCGGGCTCGCCACAGTGGAACGACGTGCCGGGCGACACGTTGAGCTTCACCTTGTGAATGATGACCCGCCACAgctccagctccgcctcgggCGTCTTGTCCCGGAGCATGCTCCGCAGGTCCATCCACGAGAAGAGCCCCGCGTTGCCGGGCAGGCAGTTGATGCCGACGCCGCGGAGGCCCGAGGTGAAGCGCTCGTGCCGCGCCGCCAGCCGCTGCGCGCTCTCCGCCAGGAAGCGCGCCATGAACTCGCGGTCCGAGAGCATCCTCGCCAGGAAGTACTGCGTCTGGGAGGAGACGAGGCCGAAGCTGGACATCTTGCGCGCGCAGGCCACGACGGCGTCGTTGTACGAGTAGATGACGCCGACGCGGAAGCCCGGGAGGCCAAAGTCCTTGGAGAGGCTGTAGGCGATGTGGATGAGGTCCCTGTCGCAGCCGGGGGCGTCGCGCTCCACGACCTCGGCGATGCTCACGAAGTCGGGCTTGGCGAACACGGAGCCGGCGTAGATCTCGTCGCAAATGAGGTGGACACGGTGCTCCGTGGCGAACTCGGCGAGCATCGCCAGCGTGCCGCGGCCCATGGTGGTGCCCAGCGGGTTGGAGGGGTTGGTGACGAGGATGCCCTTGACGCGGATGCCCTGGCTCCGCGCGCCGTCGTACGCCCCCACGAGCGCCTCCCTGGTGAGGGCGAAGTTGTTGGAGCTGTGGCACTCGATCGGCAGCAGCTTGATCCCAGACCTCCAGCAGCAGTCGCGGTCGAAACtgtgttgaaaaaaaaaatgcgtCGATCAGGACTCGAGAGAACGAGAAACAACGTCTTGCATGGATGCTTTACTTTGCGTGACGACTTCGCACACTCTAGTCAGCGATGTGAACATGTGCATGGATAGTCGTCGCATGGACCAGACCGTGCGAGAAGTTGAGAACAACGTGCAGGCGTTCCGTGCGTGACTAGATTTTGCCTGATCCAACTTCGCGGCAACCCAGCAACTAAGATCTCATTTTGACTTGAGATTATAGGAAAGCTACTTTAGATGTTCCTGTTCCTGATGAGGTCAATTTTGAAACGCTTGCCGAACAGGAAAAGCTGAAGAGGCACTAGTTGACACTCGAAATGGTCTTGTGATTATTTTATTGCCTTTTTCCACGTTTCACAAATTTTCGAGTCTATGCATGACCAAGACACGAGAGGTTGCGATCAAAATTAATTCTGGCAGGCAGGGCGTAATAAGGACATACGCTGGGTAGTACGGCGTGGGCACGAGGTAGGCGTCGCCGGGGTCGGCGAGGCAGAAGGCGAGCGTGTCCTGCGCGCCGGTGGCCCCGCCGCTCATCACGACGCGGTCGGGGTCGAACGTCACCTTCCCGCCCCTCACCTGCCCCATGAACTTGGCCATCGCCTGCAGCCAACCAAATTGATTACATGATTAATTGTCGGGATCACATTGCGGTTAGCGGTGATCTGTCAGGAAGGCGACCGGCCGGCCGCTAGCTGCTCCGTCGCTTTCGCGATCGCCATtagacagcagcagcagtagcctcGTCTACCGTCGGTTCTGAAGAAAGGACAAAAAGCGCTTACCTCTCTGAACTCCGGCAGGCCGTGGTAGTCCTGGAAGTTGGCTATCCTCCGGAACTGCGACCTGCCCTGCGCCGTGCAGATGGACGCCTCCGGGTGCTTGATGCTCCACTCCTCGATCAGGTCCAGCGACAGCTGCATGCAGCGAGCATGATCAGTTTATCTGATATGAGCATTCGATCGGCAGGCAGCAGGACACCGGAGTGCTGCGCGCGCGCAGTATACAGAAAACTTAGAAGCATGTAGGAGTAGGGAGTATGTACTTGGTTCTCGGCGAGGCCCATCTGGATGACGCCGTCGGGGTTGTGGTGCAGATCGAAAGGGTTCGTGTCGTAGGCCTTCCACCCGTCGAAATAGGACGAGTTCTCGCcgtggccgtcgccggcggcgatcctCGAGAGGAGCTCACCATTGGCACCATCCATTTGGCTAACTAAAGAGGGCTAGCTCAGTGAACCGAAACGGCGTGCTTAGAGCTGAGCGCACCTTCGATCAGCGAGTATCAGACGACGCTAGCTGTGCCTTGTGTGCTCCTAGCTAGAGGCCAATAGTAGCTGGTTGGGCTGGTGGGTGGGAGGGAGCCTTGGTAGGAGAGAGCAGCTTGCGGCTTCTGGTGATCTCCGAGGAGCGGAGTGGCCGCAAATTTATAGTAGTAGAGAGGGCGGCAGCTGGCGGCAAACCGCGGGCGAGGAACCACGAGAAGCTTCCCTGAAAGCCGTGCGCGACCGTAACGGCGAGCATGTGGCCGGGGGCCATGCTGATGACTTTGAATGTGTCGTCCAGGTCCAGGGCAGCTCACGCTCATGCCTCGATTCCTCTGGACCTACCAGCTCCAACCGGCTACCGAGTCGAATTAGCTGGCCGTGACGTTCGTTCTGCAGTTCTGCTCGCTTTCGCTAATCACAACATCAGGTTGGATTGCCACAGGTTATTAATTAACCAGCCCCACCATTGGGAGGGGGGAAAAAGGTAACCGCGCACTAGCTAGCAGTTTCGTGCGACGGAGCTTTCAGGTGATGGATGTGATGACGCCGGTAATTAGCATCGCCGGCGGCGTGTCGACGCAGTTACGCCGGTCCTAGCGCGGCGGCGGTTCTAATGGCGGCTTGTGGCTTACTAATTAATGTTGGGTTTGGACCCGCACTGAGCTCGCAGGGATCGCTCCGCTCGCATAGCACGACCTCGAGGAAGGATTCAACCGCCGGCGCTCGGCGTCCACGAAAACGGGAGGCGTCGTCGTATCGCTGCCATCGAACGCTCGATGCTGATGTGTATTAATTCCGGCATTCACCTGTAGTAATCAGTTCGTGCTCAATTTAATCACAACTTAAGAGCATGTTTTATAGTTTCCTCTGCTCGTCGCCGGTTGCGGGCGGCAAGGCGCGAGCCAAAGGGGCGGGTCCCGCTTGCTCATCCAATCGCGTCACGCACGGCGTGTtttcgccgaccgccgccggcgcgtagCTACGTGCCCGGTCCCTTCTCTCTCCGTTTCTCTTCCCTCCACATAAATCTGTGCCGACTATCTGCCCGCCATAATACCTGCCCTAATTAATCGCAAACTTTTTCGCCCCTGGCGGTGGACCACCATCTATCGGCCTCCTCAACCAATCAACGTACTACGTAGAGTATGCCAACTGGCTGAGGAATGAATGTGTGTTCCTGTCCGGACAGCTTGACAGCATGTGGCTGCGTAGACGACGTTGCCACTGGCGCAAGATTGTCGGACCGAGAAATGAGACCCTGTGCGATGTGCGTAGTCAAGGCTGAAAATCTCCGGAGGGGCATGAAGTCAACATAGTACAAGTCCTAAACAAATACAAGATGGACATGTCTACTGTAGATATGGCACCAAGAGAACTGACCtaggctcgtcgtcgtcgtcagtcATGGCCTCATGGCTGCTATAAAACAATTGGCAGCCGATCGGTTTCCTCACCAGAGCGGTGACTGAACTCGCTTTCCACGAATTGATTACGTGTTGGAGCATAGCACGCTGAGTACGTACGCCGTGAACATACGGTGCTTACGCGGATATATACTGCTGGAAATCTGGTATGCTAGATGTCTAGATGGTAAGATGGAAATGATGATAGATTTATTCGAAAGTCGCTTCACAATCTAATTTAATACGGAGCTCCAGACGGGATCAATAACATCCAACCCAATATAATCACCGCGTGATCGCGATTTATCCTGTAAGTAGCCTCCAGTTGTTCCAACAGTTACTCATATGTTTTGTCCAACGATCTGCCGTGGGTTCTTTCTGGGAAAGTATGTGGTTAAATACTAAGACCAAATTGTAGTCAATGGGGTTGAAAGTTTCTTGCAGAAACTACTGTACATTGATCAAACGTAGGAAAGATAGGGATGGAAGAAAAAGTAAGGCGTCACAGGCACAAAAGTTCAGTAAACAAGCTATAAAATTATCTGATAGGAGTACAAGTTAATGCAGTACTGAATCAACAAGACAAATGACAAAATAAATTATGCGACAGAATATATTGAAAAGTAATTTTTCTACCCCTATAcgaccagttttttttttggctatgaaattaaggatctgcCTCACTGTACGGTGATTTAGATGGGCACATATAGAAATATAAAAATGTCCTTTTAGACATTGCAACATCATTTACAACCTGCGCACCTGAATTTGAGTCTTCGGATTCGGTCAAATTGAGGATTCTAACTGACCAAACTTTTTCAACTTGGCTTGTCAATATATATGACAAGCTACGTCCATTGACAACATGTACTTCCAAAACATGTAACTTTCACTATTTCAAATGAGATAGTTTTACCAAAATTGCAAATCAACATGTCAGACTAGACAGTGCCGCTGTCCTAAATGACCTGCGTTAGTACCCGGGGGAGTATACAACTCTAATTTGGTTTTCGCTGGCTGGCATTGCTGTGCTGGCCGCCGTTGCACCTCTCCACCCGGACATttctgagggaccgaaactggcgaccagagggggtgaatgggagccgatcaaaatttctctcgaaatcgatccatcggcctatatcccgaaaatcaccacaagccctcgaacctagggtgagagagtagctatggactagctatctctaAGCAAAAACCCCTAGAAAGAGAAACGGAAGCAACACGGAAAAACTCCCCAAACAGCAGCTCTgctgagtcagaccggtctgaccgctaacacagaccggtcagaccggtcgggctggaatttgaatttccagaccggtcagaccggttacacagaccggtcagaccggttgctcccagacagcccgcaatCAAAGCTTCAAAaggcaaatctcgagcaaacgaagtccaaatccaacgaaacttggaggataccttcacacctgtcccgtgaacatatccccaagagatctctcccaaaagattaaaggatcttgagaattcggggaaagatcaaagtggattggggttttctcaagaacacaaaaacctccaattcgtgagaactcgcgattccaggggatttggcactaggctagatgcatcGGAATCATCACAAAGAGTTCAACAAAGCACGAATCCAAGGGCTCGATTCCTCTAAACACGAAGCAtcccaaaagaggagaaatcaaacccaaaacgcaagagaggaaggggaggacgaatactcagcacacatagatgatctcaacaagatttcattcataaatttcagatgaattcacctatacaaagctagagccatccgcccatcatcctacccactaaaattgagagattagctaaaccctaaccctcttttgcgttggagttcttggccctaacctgaagcaggggcagggagaaggaaaaacgaagagaatacaaaagactcaagagactcaaccagccacgggctggtgggggtatttatacccagctgctgcggccagacaggtcagaccggtccatgggaccggtcagaccggtcgggtctgcatcAGCCCACTGTACAAACTCaatcgacggcggagtttctttcttcgactcgaagtctttgctgcgatgccgccacgtcgacgaagtaccggtccgcggttttggagggtccgtgaaacccgggtaggtggccggttttgagaaaaccgcaaaaacacctcgcgcgggaagattcccgcctccacgccgtggccctagacgtcgttcccgcctgggccttctgacggccctagacgccgcccgacgcccgtcacctcctcgcccgcagcgaggccgtcgacgcccgtcgcctccgtcagtcccgagaccgacgcccgtgcctccacgacttggcgtcttcgaccgccgtccgcctgcttggttttgtggcgcaaaccaagaaacccgccttccgtcgccgcttacgccctcgatccaggaatggacgcctcagctgccgcccggcccgagctcctccacggcaactctccgtcgacactcgacgctcgtgtacctgcaatccaaagaccaagcgcacgatcacaccgcacggttgacaattcactcatcacaaacaTGATAGATTAATCTCATTCCTCAATTTCCCGCCGGCGCAATGGCAATCATCTTGCTGTCCGCCGCCGGCAACGTCCGCCCAGGAATAGACCCTCCTCTACAGAAACTCTGGACATGATCCCAACACCAGCGCGAGAGAGAAGCAGAGCCAGCTCCGATCCCGCCGCCCCCAGCGGACACCGCTCGCGCGCGCTCCATCTCGGCGCGTCCGTGGAGCCCTGGTCGAGACCGTACGACAGCGACAAAGATTGGCAGCCTACGCATCTGCGAAACCGTGTGAATCCAGACCCACCAGGCGAGACCGTACAATCCATCCGTACCGCACGGGGGAGGGGCCGGGCATGGGTATTGGTCCCCGGTCGGTGGTCGCACACGTAGAGTGGCGGGTCGGATCGACTGGTCTGCGTCTGCGTGTCACCGTGTCAGCATGCATGTATGTACGGAGTACTCTACTTAAGGCTAGCGGGTCCCATAGCCTTGCGAGTTCGCTGTGCGAGCTTGTTTCTTGCTGCTGCAGAGTTCAGCGCCTGAGCTCCCGCATCCGTTTCATCAGTTCCTCATGCATGAACTTGAACTTGTGCGTGACGGTGAAGGTGTAAACAGAGTGATGGACTGACGACTGATGTCCCCCTGATCCACCGCGGCAGGCACGCACATGCATCCATGCATTGTGTCCCAGAAAATCGCGTTCCGGGGCCAGTGGAGTGCGTACGTTGGGTTCGGTTGGTCTGCGGTCAAATGCATCAACCACGCGTGTTGCCGTGTACACACACCTCCAGTCATCAGGCTATCCACACTCATTCTCTTCTATTTTCCTCTCTAAAGAAATATTTCTATCCTAGTCATCGAGATTCTTTCTCTATACCGAATTTCACTACACTCATTCATGCTCTATACGAACTACCCTATATTTTATTCGATCATCTCCAACTACcaattttttctctctcctcttttccttttcctttttctcttctttctttttttcctcatCTCCTCATTTTCTCCGCCGGCTCTCTTCTCCTGCTCCTCCCCTGCTCTTTGCTCTCTCCCTCGTCCAGCCCCGCCCATCCCCGGCGGCACGCATGGCGCCGGCCGGGCGGAGGGCCGCGCGGACGGCCGGGCGGGCCGGAAGCAGAGCTCGGCTCCTCCATGCTGCCATGGCAGGGCGCGCGGAGGGCCATGGCGGGCGCCCCCCGCTCCCTGGAGCTTGTCGACGCCGCGACCGGCCCCTATGGCGCTCGCGGCCGGCGCCCCCTGAAGCTCGCGGCCGCCTGGAGGTCGAGGGCCGCGCGCGGAGAGGCCGTCCGCGGCAATGCCAGGCGAGGTAGGCCGAGGCAGCGCGCGGCGGGCGAAGGGCAGCGGCGGAGGTCCGCACGGGGTAGCGACGGCGGCCGGAGCTGCGCGTGCCCACGCAGGGGCCTggctgcggcggggcggcgcggtggtgcggaccgcgggagggaggagcaggggcggcggcggccacaggAGTGAGGAGCAGAGGCTCCTTGCGGCAGCCGTGGGGCGGAGGACACCGGCCGCGCCGACATGTCTCGGGTCACCGGCGAGATCCACCCCTGCGAGATCCACAGCGGCGGTCGCGAGCTCCGgctcgcggcggccatggcgggcgccgGTGAGGACGCCGGGCCTCGAGCTCCGCGAGGGAGGCacacgccgccggcgtggcgcggtggaggccatggcggcgcgtggtcacgaggcggaggcgcgtgcgcggcgaggC
This sequence is a window from Panicum virgatum strain AP13 chromosome 7K, P.virgatum_v5, whole genome shotgun sequence. Protein-coding genes within it:
- the LOC120640290 gene encoding uncharacterized protein LOC120640290 — translated: MRHKNRREHSLQPNPILILPPTSVRISPQWAAAAAAATTSSSVLCPHSLDLSLHSCCWCPPSSPPHCCFSSLEIQACCLVPLTASAPTKQEADAALPAVILTVGEAQKVLRTSQVVRRTRIRSSPAGGEICTDFLHLCCDAAGPDGEPSDTSTQQVWVMLEKTIFHMPYVVQRYNGMELVILL
- the LOC120641527 gene encoding 1-aminocyclopropane-1-carboxylate synthase-like, which gives rise to MDGANGELLSRIAAGDGHGENSSYFDGWKAYDTNPFDLHHNPDGVIQMGLAENQLSLDLIEEWSIKHPEASICTAQGRSQFRRIANFQDYHGLPEFREAMAKFMGQVRGGKVTFDPDRVVMSGGATGAQDTLAFCLADPGDAYLVPTPYYPAFDRDCCWRSGIKLLPIECHSSNNFALTREALVGAYDGARSQGIRVKGILVTNPSNPLGTTMGRGTLAMLAEFATEHRVHLICDEIYAGSVFAKPDFVSIAEVVERDAPGCDRDLIHIAYSLSKDFGLPGFRVGVIYSYNDAVVACARKMSSFGLVSSQTQYFLARMLSDREFMARFLAESAQRLAARHERFTSGLRGVGINCLPGNAGLFSWMDLRSMLRDKTPEAELELWRVIIHKVKLNVSPGTSFHCGEPGWFRVCHANMDNETMEVALDRIRSFVQQEHKAKAKRWAARAPLRLSLPRRGGAAAASHLALSSPLALMSPQSPMVHAS